The Choloepus didactylus isolate mChoDid1 chromosome 15, mChoDid1.pri, whole genome shotgun sequence genome segment GCACACCAGTCAAAGCCAGAGCGGCGGCGGTCTGGCGGCCGGCACGCAGCGGGAGTCGCGGCTCAGGCCCGGCCTTCAAGTCATCCCGGATCCTCCGCCAGCACATCCCCAGCCATCGGGAAGGCCCTGGGGTCCCGCGGCGCCGGTCCTGTCGCTCTCCCACCTCTCGAGCCTCAGAACTGGAGACCTGGAGAACTGGAGACGTGCCAAGGACGAGGTGAGGGGCCTTGTAGGCCAGTTCCTTTCCGGCCGCTTCCGTTGTCTGGCGCCGCCTGGTGGCTGGCAGACAGAGTGGGGAAGAAGGTTCTGGAGCCAAAATCAGAATTTCGCCGTTGGGGAGGCCTAGGTCGGAGTTTAGTCTCTGGGAAGAAAGGTCTGAGTGTTGTTTCTGACGGGAGTGTTGGGACTCATTCTCTAGCAGGGGAAGTGGGGACGTGGTGCCTGTTCTAAAGGGACAGAGATCAGTGGCAGAACATCAGCCTGTGGCCTTGTTTGTGGCCAGAATACTCTAGAATCTGGCTGGCACTGAAAAAGTGATCACGTCTAATTGTAAAAATTAATGAtgattttcctaaaaaaaaaaaaggtttaggaAAAAGCATTGTAAGATGCTTGAATAATGATCAAGTGCATCTTGAGACCACACCCTCACATCGCTAGAgtattctctctctctaactgaaacTGGACCCCATTGTGAAATCAAACTCTGTCCCCAAATGAAGGGACTTGAAAGAAAAGGCCTGGAGAATGCATGAACTCTGCCCAAGTTGCAAAGAATAAGCTGCGGCATATGGAAACACAGCCACTGGTCTTTGGCATGTCCCGTGATGATGCTTCCTTGATGGCCATAAAGCACTGTGGCATCGTAGGCTGCTTTCTGGAGCAGGTTTGACTGTGCAGTCTGCAATTAAAGCTTTATTGCAGGGTGATTGTTCATTCTCAGAGATCTGGGATTAGAAGGGATTTGGGTGGTCCTGTGGAGCCTCTCTAATGAGCAGTGACTGCTAAGCCTCTCATGATATGTCTTCTGGAGCCTTCTAGTCCATAGTGTTGATTTACCAGACTGTGAGATATCACCCTTCTATTCGCATCAAAGAAAAATCTCGACTAGTGATTTGGCATAGAGAAGACATTTAGTTGTTCATAAACAGTATCTGGACCACGTGGATGTTTTGGTCACTTCTCTCTAGGTGTGGGCCTAGTGATGGAAGATAAAACTGAGACATCTCTCTTTCCTCACCTTGAATAGTAGAGATGTGCTTAGAAATGCTCAGCTACTGCTTCAAGAACACCATCCCAGCCAGCACTGGGAGGAAATTGGGTGCTGTTTTCACGTCTCTTTTGCCCATCTGGAGGGAGGGTTAGATTATTATACCCCTCACTGATGTGGGGAAAATCTGGGATGTCCTTGTTCCCTGAACTAAAATGCTATGCCTTATATTGGCCCTGAGACTGGATTGTACTCCACGTTTAATAGAAAAATAGCTTTTGATCTTTGACAACCAAATCTAGGGAGGTCTTTATTTTacctccttttatcctttttttttccccaacagtaCAAATAAAGTGCTCCTCAAAGATGAAAAAATCACTTGGGCAGATTCCCTCTTTTCCTCTATGTATAAGAAACATTCTGAGCCTTTCTCTCATTAGTTAGTCCGTTAGAGTTTCCCTCAATGTCTGCACATTATATGAGCAAACATCTGCCTGTGTTCTCAGTTTGATGGATCTTGTCCTGATACCTCCTTAGGCTTCAAGCATGAGAGAATAAGTCTCTTGGGAGCATTTCATTTAGGAAATGGATTTCAGGCCCTtctaaatttcagaaaaattttaattcaattgAAAATGGGGGCGGGGGAGGCTGCAAATGCAATGATAAATGTATTTCTGGGAATGTTGAGAAAAattgctgaaaaataaaaacttaattcTGGGGATAGAGTATGACAATAACAAAAGCAAATTTGTATATCTGTCACCTTAGTCTAAATTGTGCATGGTAACAAAAGACCTCGAAACACTAATAGCTTACCCCAACAAAAGGTTATTTCTCACTCATCTTTTTGGGATTCTAGTTAATGGTGTTACTTCTGTATGGGACATAGACATCTCACCATCTGTTTGTGCCACAATGGCACAAATAGATGGTGAATTCTGTTCAGTGATGGCATGCATGCCTTCATGAAATCCACTCCATTTCATTAGCTGAGAGAAAGCCTGAAATCAACACATTGGAGAGGGTAGCCCTTTTGGAGGACATGGCCCAATTTGGCTGGTCCCATGAGGATAGGCAAGAAatatttggcttttataaaatatattttgtctcaTCTATTTGGTCAAAATTATTAACTTCCATAGTACACAAAATAATCTTACCCTTCTCTACCAGGTACTAAATGAAAGCTCTTTCCAAACACAGTTTAGGCCGAAAACCAGAGCTTCCATAACATACTCAAAGCATCTGGCAGATTCTAATGGACCTCTTTTTCATGCAGATATTCAGGGGAAGAAACCCACATTATCTAAGTCACTCTGATTTGACACAGTTGGAGCAGGAACTGTATTACTGTAATAAATATTCTCTTTTATGATATAGAAGAAGAGGTGTAGGACACAGCATCAACTGGGCCAAAGTAATACCAAGATGCAGCTGGGAAGGATTTGTGGATATTTGTTCCCTGTAGCTGAGGTGGCTTTCCCTCCCAGTTAGGTCAGATTCTACTTGGACAAGTTGCTCAgagttgatttttcattttcccttatATGGCTTGGTCTCATTTTTAGGACATTGATTCTCTTAGGGGTTTTCCATCAGGGTAGTAGCCTTCTGGTCCAGAAAGCATTATTATTATGCAAACAAGGATGTGACTTTTCTGGTAATAATACACACCCACAAACAAGCACAAATAAAGTCCAATTAATCTATCTGATTGCATTTAATTCCAGGAGCAATTAGCACCTCCCCCAAATCATTCTAGCCTTGTTTTCTGTATCTCATCTTAATTAACATATCAGTTGACAGTGGCAAAGCACATGCCTTTTTTCCTATCCTGAAATAATTGGTAGAAGTTTTAATCTAACCATTGCTTTAAACCAAAGATGTGACAGCCAGAATCCATGTTTGatttatggttaaaaaaaaaaaaatgtgggtgtgtatatatatatttgttgttgttggtagAAAGTGGGCCTCTAGGTTTCTATTTCCTGgtttaaaatgagataaaaatctATCTGTAGGCCTTACCTTGTTTTTCTCACCTTTCCTCCATCCTGGAGGAGGAACACATTCCTTTCCAAGCTCTTTCTTTCTTGATATTCCCTAATAATAGCAGCAGGTGAGTGGTGATCATGAtactttgttttcattatttcaagGCACAATTGGGTTTGTTCCTTTTCTGCTCTTGTAGGGTTATCACGTCTGACATAAGTTGACCAAAAAATTTGCAGTGGTATAAGATGGACTACTATCTTTCTAAAACTTAATGTACTCTTTCTAAAATTTAATGAAACTTTGCGTCACCCATGGTCTGTCCCCTGAGACATAACCACatccacatttttttcctattatgtcATCATTTCCAAATAAACTGTTTGATGATTGCTTCAGTCAGAATTaaaccaggaaaacaaaaccaGACGCTTTTGAGAGATTTATGGCAAGGAATTGGTTTATGTGATTGTGAAGGCTGATTAGGCAAGTCTAAAATCTGTAGGTCAGTCTGGAGTCCTTGGGCATTAGCTGAAGCAACTCCCCACAGGCTGAATAACTTGTTTTTCAGAGAAGCCTCAGCTCTACTCTTATGTCCTCCTTTCACCTGATTGAATCAGGCCCCACTAGATTATTTAGAATAATACCCTTTACCTAAAGTCAAGTGATTATGATCTTAATTACATCTTCACAGTATCTTCTTAGCAACACCTAGATAAGAGTTTGATTGAATAACTAGGGAGCACAGTCTAACTAAGTTGACACATAAATTGAACATGACATGATGGAAACAAATATGTTTAAGAAAAAGCTGAGGAAAACGTGAATGTTCCAATTTGGGTATGTCTTTATATATTAAATGATACTACCAAGCAAAATAATTAAGAAGCGAGTACttaaaagagaacaaaatgcTTATATATGTATAAACTAGAGCACACAGAAACAAAGTCATATTTGTAACGATATGGAGAATGCAAAATTACCTAGTAGACTCTGTCCTTCCCCTTAAACTTCTACTTAATCTGATTACTTTAAGATTCTTTCTAAAGGTGTGAAATAGTTCATGAAGGGATTAATTGGAAAGGTATTTAAGAAATGGGTGGGACACCCTTGGTTGTGATAATGCCTGCATCTGTGGTTACTGCTCCATCAGTTACTAATCTCTGTGGAATCCAGGTGACTCTTTCCAAGGTGGATTTTGACCAGCACAAGTGGTAAGTTTCCATCAAGTTCCTTGCTGTGGTTTTGATAATGCCAAATGCCTTGTGTATTTTCCAGAGATTATGAAAGtttaaatcaaaaccatgattgGAGGGACAGATTGTAGGCGGGGCTCTTTTTCAGTGATAAAATTAGGTCAAAGCATTGAGGGTTGCTTTGAAACACCATACTTGAATTTCAGAATTAAGATGGCAGCCACGAGTCCCATAAATGGTTTGTCTTCTGAAAATTTTAGAGTTAATGCTTTAGATGGAGTGAAAAAATATGGGATATCTAATGCGTgatattttactgaaatatattatttattccaaactctcaactttattttatttaatccatttttttttcattaattttatttgtttcatttatcttcatttattttcttcatctgtattgtttcctattttctttGCGTGCAATTTTGTGGTTTCTCTATAAATTTTTGCTTTGGATACTTGTTATCAGTGATTATCATCCTTTCTAATATATTTGTTTACAACCATAAGTGTCCAATTTAGCATGTCTTTATTGCTAcctataaagtaaaaatatatactaaTCATTGTGCTTAGAGACTTTCAATCTAATAAACATAAGGTTTGCTCAGGCCTCAATTTTTAATACAAAACATATTCTTCATACCCCCCTTTCCCCTTTGTGTCTTTCAGATACACTACAAAGAGAAGCCCGGCGACGGAGGATTGTTTTGAACCGGAGTCAAAAGGATCTCCTCGAAGCATGCTTTAAGTGGAACCCTTACCCTGGTATAGCTACCAGGGAACAGCTAGCCAAAGATACTGGTATCCCGGAGCCTAGAATTCAGGTGGGTATTAGGTTTCTGTTTCACTCTCTCTCAGAGCCCAGTAAGGAGCATGGCAATGCTGAGTGCTGTCTAGCAATTCTCTTATGGCTGGCATTTTATTTAGAAGGTTTCTCCTGTTatagaatgttaaaaataaaataaaaacagaagctctGTTTATACCTTTTGACAATGGTGAACTATTGACTGGTGTATTCACTGATGGGGGAAGGAGAATATACAGGCTCCAGCTTGTGACATTGGAGAATTTGATAAATGGGATTGCTATGCTAATGATATGAGGTCAttaattatttgaatatatacaacagaataatgattaatatttaattattatgtGGGAAGTTTGTGGTGAGAACtcatgaaaatttccaatttttaagaaaataaatgtttcaaatgTGTTTTATACGTAAGACTGTTTGAAGCCAAGTCCCATATTGAATTATATTGGATAGAATAACTGACATAAAATCTGAAACTCAGTTATCAAAAGAATGACTAGAAAAAACCAGAATTTTACCGGAAGCAGTACTGGATAGTCAAAGAACAAGTAAAAATGACTTTTTATAGGACAGTAATGAGTTTAGGGTTTTGTGTCAAATACTCTACTTTCTGGGCATAAGGGCCTCAGTCTAAGCAAATATTGGGGaggtaaaatttttcttttctcttcatgcGTCTTTCTGGGTGGTGTAGATGGGATTTAAACAAATCCCATTTGAAAGTGTGTCCTGAGGGAAGACTTGGTGACTGGCTTGCTGAGAGATACTGAGCCATCAAGTGATTGAGAGGGAGAAAAGTCCAGGAAACAGTCTACTATGAGGGTAGCTATGCCATTGTGTTCACTAATTTATTCATTAGTTCAAGTTTGTATCTGTTTTTAAACCtttgtctttgaaaatatttgaataattaatACAGAGAACAAATAAACACTTGTAGCAAAATGTCTTGGATTTAAGAGTGGCTCAAACAGATACTGGTTATCATTAAGAACAGATATTGATTATCATTATGGTTATAAGTGTTATGAATTATCAAATTATCCACATAAAACACTCAGAAATTATTAGAAAGTATGGCACTATTCTGGCTCCAGGAATGAGGAGCCAAGAACATTATTTATTTGGTTATGTAGTCACAATAGCTTCAAAACTATATATTCAGGTCCCTAGGAATCTTCTTATCTTTTAGTTTGTTCTATAAACTATGAAATGAGGTCAGGGTGAATGAGTGTTAGCCCAGTAGTTTGTGATGGCCAATTCTGCCTCCTGGACtgaggaattaaaaacaaaattttttttcttttaagttattttttattgtggtaatatatatacaacatataatttcccgttttaaccattttcaaattcacatttcagtggtattaattaacaatattgtgccactatcaccaaaacttttccattacctcacacaggaactctgtacccattaagcattaactccccgttTCTCTTCACTTCTGGCCCCTGGTTCactgtaatctactttctcaCTCCAAGAATTTGGTGTTTTAGTTATTTAATAGGGTGAAATTATACAATACCTattcttttgtatttggcttatttcattcaacatgtcaagttcatctgtgttgtagcatgtattaaacttcatttttacagatgaataatattccactgttaCGTATAAGccagttttgtttattcattcatccatgatggacccttgggttgcttctgtattttggctattgtgaatgctGATAttacattggtgtacaaatatgtgTTCCAGTCccagctttcatttctttttgggtatatacctagaagtggaattgctaggtcatatggtaattttatgtttaactttttgaggaatcaccaaactgttttccacagaggcggcaccattttatattcccaccaacagtgtacgAGGATTCCTATTTCTCGGCTTTGTTGCCAgcactttattttccattttttaaatcatattcttcctaatgggtgtgaagggGTATCTCCTTGCCTTGTATGTCAAGAGATTAATTCCATGTTTATTGTGTGTTATGAGATGGTGCTGGCTGTGAGAATCTGTCAGggataaagaagaacttgcagaCTTTGACCTTTCCCTAACTGAGagagggagaggtggggagagagatggagagagataaATGTCCTTTTGGAGACCAATTTCCTTTAAATCAGGAAATTTAGTTTGGGTAGAATGTGAGGCTGATGGAAAAAGAAATGCTGATTTGAGTTGGTACAGATTGTGTGCTATCCTGAATTTCAGGCTAATACTTTGAGATAATAACGTTATTCCTAGGATAACACATTGCCTTTCTCTTGTGGATAATTCCTCCAAGAAATGATGGCtaaatcagttttttaaattggatttgaTATTTGGAATGATGTAGACTGAGCTGCATGATTTTTGCATCTTCTTTTCCTGTTTAGGTTTGGTTTCAAAACCACAGAACGAGACAATTAAAGGCCCAGCGACTGAAGTCTAGAAGGTCCGTAGGAGAGCAAACCCAGGTTCAGGATCAGCCTTTGCTAAAGACTCAAGGTGAAAACCTACCAGTCCAAATACAAGTTCGTCAGTGGATCCCATTGACATTGTAAACCACTCTGCATGTTGTGCCCTAATTCTCCGCAAAGAGTGCTTAGGATAACAAtaaaatatagctttttctggctGTTTTAGTGTCAGAGATGTAAACATTGTCCCATTATTTGGCTGGGGAAAGTAGGTTCTTAGCAAGGAAAGAGGCTTTAGACATTTTTGTCCTGCTACAACTAGGAGTGTAGCCTCCTCCCTTCTATTACTATAAGGATTTAATCCCAAGGTCAGGATTAGTCTGTGAGTTACTTGGGAGGGATTCAGAGGGAGTAAAGGTGATGAGAATGATATTCAAAAAATTTGTGCTTAGGGATTAAATGTGAAAACTAGCCTAAAAGCCTTCTTTTGTTCCTGTATTCTCCCTCAGAATATTTAGGGGCAGGACACAGAAGAAACCGGTTATACCTGACAAGATCTCAAATCAGTGTCCTAGTTCAAGCCTTTGAGAAGAACCAGTTCCCTGGTATTGCTACTAGGGAAGAACTGGCTAAAGAAACAGGCATTCCAGAATCAAGAATTCAGGTAAGTTCTATGTCTGTAGCACCAAATTTGTCACACCTGGTAGTGGTAGTGGTATTGTCTCCTGAATTTTGCTGAGAATATTTGGGCTGTTTTTGGTTATCTCAGTGATCCAGGGCAAAGTTTTGGAATGTTAAACACCCAGCATTGCAAGTACAGCCTTACAAAAGGAAGAGGTTTTTCATACCTATCTGCCAGTAATTTATGCATTTAGAAACAATAGGAGGcagaagtgaaaaataaatcttaaagctggtatctattttaaaaacacactctTTGCCAGTGTTTCTAAATCTTGGCAGTGTTATCATTTTCACCAGATAGTTCTTtgttgtttagtttcctaggctgcttgaaGCACATGGCATGAAATAGTTGaactcaaacaatgggaatttattcactgtGATTAgaatctgggaaaatgtccaaatcaaggcatcatcaaggcaatgctttcttcccaaagaccagctgcctatgatccttggctcctctgccatatgaAAAGGCACATgtgccttctcttctgggcttccttgattttagcctcttgcttccttggctttctctttccCTGGCTGTACTCATCCTATTTATAAAgagtccagtaataggattaagacccattgtgaatgaggtgggtcacaccctaactgaatAACCACatcgaaaggtcctacttacaaggggttcacacccacaggaatgggttagatttaagaacatgtttttctggggtacatacagcttcaaaccacattTGTTTTGAGGGCTTGTTCTGTGCATGGTAGGATGTTTATCAGCATCCCAGGCCTTGATCTACTAGATTACAGTAGAGCCCATGCTCCCAACCCCTAAGTTTTGATAACTGATGAAAGTCTACAGACATTGCCCGTTGTACTTGGTTGAGGACCAAAATTGCCATCACTGAGTACCGTCATCTCTGTTTATTAAATGCTCATGACTATGAAGCATGTTCATAGAGAAATGTTCACAAAAGCTCTCTTTATTGTGTTGATAAACCTATGAACAGATTTATACAGTTGTATCTTAGTCACATATTCTTTCAACTTGTTGGCAAGGAATAAAAAGTATCAACCCTTTCAATACTGATTGTTTGTATATCCAGATTAGAGGGTAAATTCTAGAGACTATGCTTTTTTAGTCAGAGTTTCCAGTTCATCTATAATTGATAGCTGAGTATGTCATGAACTCAGTttggtttgtgtgtgtttatacacacaaaaatacatatatacatataggtaaatatgtgtgtatgtatataaatagaaCACATGGACCagataaattaattttaactCCCAAACCAGTGAAGAACATCTGTACCAGAGATGGTGATTTTTATTTGATGACAGGAATTACTAAGAGGGGaaaatttttgagtaatgaatgcTTGTGTACATGGAGATTTTTGGGATGGGGCCGGTGGATTTCTAAATATATGCCCTACATTACAAAATGAGggtaataataaaattaaagaaaaatgaagagaaagagaaatgctgAACAGAGTGATACAGGCCCTGAATTCTCGGAAATCAGTTTAGAAACTATACCAGGCCAAGAGTAAATAGTTGGCCTAAtttggacatattttaaaaaagaccaAATGATATATTTTGAATTATCCTGAGAATTAGGCCTTACAGAAATAGCCCCTTTGCTTTACAGTTTATGAGAAATAGAACTGGAATTCCATGTCTTCTGATGTCCATATTTCCCTACTCCCCACTCAGATATGGTTTCAGAACCGAAGAGCACGGCACCAGAAGCGGAGCAAAGGGGCACCTGTGAATTCCTTGGCAGATGCCCCAGATGTGAGGAAAGAGCTGACTGTTCAGCAGCACCAAAATGACCCTTCTACTGTCCCAAGCAGGTCCCATGATATTCCTCCCTCTAATTCTTTCATTATCAACCAAAATTCTTGTCTTATACTCTACACATCCTTTGTTCCTTGGGATCCCTTTGCGGGTCATGCAAACCAGGCACCAACTATCTTGGTGGTCCAGCCCACCCAGACTGTGCAGGGGTTGGAG includes the following:
- the LOC119510569 gene encoding double homeobox protein B-like produces the protein PEVRLNKEPAFGERQRAFKFLVGGTSADWGRCRRTWAGRVGVPGRTFPRRFARAQASGSGSRTVPRKPLRTPGGPWRCAGHRCRSGPNPGAHQSKPERRRSGGRHAAGVAAQARPSSHPGSSASTSPAIGKALGSRGAGPVALPPLEPQNWRPGELETCQGRDTLQREARRRRIVLNRSQKDLLEACFKWNPYPGIATREQLAKDTGIPEPRIQVWFQNHRTRQLKAQRLKSRRSVGEQTQVQDQPLLKTQEYLGAGHRRNRLYLTRSQISVLVQAFEKNQFPGIATREELAKETGIPESRIQIWFQNRRARHQKRSKGAPVNSLADAPDVRKELTVQQHQNDPSTVPSRSHDIPPSNSFIINQNSCLILYTSFVPWDPFAGHANQAPTILVVQPTQTVQGLENPHPPLTPVNQLPTVLPPEREFLDTETPLCPQDQGKCQDRSEPIEPIDLEVLESKNYLQFKLDSKKQWKDLSHQDITFFIEWWDECCQALIAEWEPPEGTL